From a single Drosophila gunungcola strain Sukarami chromosome 2L unlocalized genomic scaffold, Dgunungcola_SK_2 000008F, whole genome shotgun sequence genomic region:
- the LOC128253324 gene encoding E3 ubiquitin-protein ligase lubel isoform X5, with translation MSTSQLLNKNVRSMPSWVTEANDRIGPKPPPTPPNGVAGGHSKAPVLPPKAKNTPEPDYEIIEFSNQQYSNEPMKTTVIRTKTPDNKLKCTLCGSQNPWVTCAECAGQIFCASCDDMFHKHPKRKQHVRKAVEQGTPPIPPKVQPGGGAPAPVAPPRRSKRGLLTPFLGRKDQMLPPPSPTPSHKSLSGWRGSFGGGATPPLPPIANATTTNTTITNQMNNRPLPDPPRSEGGGSSRSGTPKSVFDTIQRPPSVQLEKIKSKANATLDRMAILQQRYRQQKARQDLSANSEQAAGAQRRQMSTSVFNLNTNPRRALAETQNGSAWLTNQRIQQAQSLAQLNCAGCQQSQQHPGWAQHHQHHQHPQHQHPDQWASQFGSQQQFNNSNLSLNVGPGYMSQQHHPHYPPPVFMTQRGMMPNMYPGAPGYPMMHPGVMGMPPSAASRAASRSRYAASPTPSRKSMSLRRKRNSYVDDELTDDEDSDQDDRRSLVSNRSGMTSASRSQQHHQSHQPRQRRLSSASQLMAGGELDGDQRHGLRQHKVRDRRGSVAKSVQSEWLPERRDTNDGTLTRSKPAPDSARTSRIYSDLESEGSGARALVQAKIQQKLQEADQHRSAKKVDQRRKPEMKDENTQAAAVVHKVATAAQEESASEYEEVVEEVTASESESEAPTQAQAQAQAPDPQEVPQEIEPDDLGPPPSTPDHEWECEFCTFVNEPNIKICSICCKTPSKPPVQPTKAKRVEEKAQPQTAKPSAIRVASKPEVKQTQKPALRTQQSSEKPNSTVTSATKSNHATSSSSKISPTINSKHASSIPVKTPAKSTLKTSSENESDNSLAKSLLHKGRIQKRISFFEGTKA, from the exons aTGTCGACCTCGCAGTTGCTTAACAAGAATGTTCGCTCCATGCCCTCATGGGTG ACCGAAGCGAATGACCGCATTGGACCGAAGCCACCGCCCACTCCCCCAAACGGAGTGGCTGGGGGTCATTCCAAGGCTCCTGTCCTGCCGCCCAAGGCGAAGAACACGCCCGAGCCCGATTACGAGATCATCGAGTTCTCAAACCAGCAGTACTCCAACGAACCGATGAAGACCACAGTGATTAGGACCAAGACACCAG ACAACAAACTGAAGTGCACGCTGTGTGGCTCCCAGAATCCCTGGGTGACCTGTGCCGAGTGCGCGGGCCAGATCTTTTGTGCCTCCTGCGACGACATGTTCCATAAGCACCCGAAACGCAAGCAGCATGTGCGTAAG GCCGTGGAGCAGGGAACGCCTCCGATTCCCCCCAAGGTGCAGCCGGGTGGCGGGGCACCTGCCCCTGTGGCTCCACCACGTCGCAGCAAACGCGGCCTGCTGACTCCGTTCCTGGGCCGCAAGGATCAG ATGCTGCCACCGCCCTCGCCCACGCCCTCTCACAAATCGCTGAGCGGCTGGCGGGGATCGTTTGGGGGCGGGGCCACGCCCCCATTACCACCAATTGCAaacgccaccaccaccaacaccaccaTCACCAACCAGATGAACAACCGACCGCTTCCGGATCCACCACGCAGCGAAGGCGGGGGATCTTCCAGGTCGGGCACCCCCAAGTCCGTGTTCGACACCATCCAGCGGCCGCCGTCGGTGCAGCTGGAGAAGATCAAGAGCAAGGCCAACGCCACCCTGGACCGCATGGCCATCCTGCAGCAGCGGTACCGCCAGCAGAAGGCGCGACAGGACCTGAGTGCCAACAGCGAGCAG GCGGCAGGCGCCCAGCGGCGGCAGATGAGCACCTCAGTGTTCAACCTGAACACCAACCCCCGACGAGCATTGGCCGAAACCCAGAACGGCAGCGCCTGGCTCACCAACCAGCGCATCCAGCAA GCGCAATCGTTGGCGCAGCTAAACTGCGCCGGCTGTCAGCAGAGCCAGCAGCATCCTGGCTGGgcccagcaccaccagcaccaccagcatcCGCAGCACCAGCATCCCGACCAGTGGGCTTCACAGTTCGGCTCCCAGCAGCAGTTCAACAACTCCAACCTGTCGCTCAACGTGGGACCGGGCTACATGTCGCAGCAGCATCATCCGCACTACCCGCCGCCAGTGTTCATGACCCAGCGGGGAATGATGCCCAACATGTACCCGGGTGCGCCCGGCTACCCCATGATGCATCCAG GTGTCATGGGCATGCCTCCGTCAGCCGCCTCCAGAGCGGCTTCCCGTTCCCGGTATGCCGCCTCCCCGACGCCCAGCCGCAAGTCCATGTCCCTGCGACGCAAGCGCAACAGCTACGTGGATGACGAACTGACGGACGACGAGGACTCCGACCAGGATGACCGCAGGTCCTTGGTCTCCAATCGTTCGGGCATGACGAGTGCCTCGCGCTcccagcagcaccaccagagCCACCAGCCCCGTCAGCGGCGCCTGTCGAGTGCCTCCCAGCTGATGGCCGGCGGTGAGTTGGACGGCGACCAGAGGCACGGACTGAGGCAGCACAAGGTGCGGGACCGCCGGGGATCCGTGGCCAAGTCCGTGCAGAGCGAGTGGCTGCCGGAGAGACGTGACACCAACGACGGAACCCTCACCAGAAGCAAGCCAGCCCCAGACTCGGCCCGGACCAGTCGCATTTACTCCGACTTGGAGTCGGAGGGCTCGGGTGCCCGTGCCCTGGTGCAGGCCAAGATCCAGCAGAAGCTGCAGGAAGCCGATCAGCACAGGTCCGCCAAAAAGGTCGACCAAAGACGAAAGCCCGAGATGAAGGACGAGAACACACAGGCCGCGGCGGTGGTGCACAAGGTGGCCACAGCAGCGCAGGAGGAGAGTGCCTCCGAATACGAGGAAGTGGTCGAAGAGGTGACCGCCTCAGAGAGTGAGTCCGAGGCTCCAACTcaagctcaagctcaagctcaagcccCCGATCCCCAAGAGGTCCCGCAGGAGATTGAGCCCGACGACCTGGGCCCGCCGCCTTCCACGCCAGACCACGAGTGGGAATGCGAGTTCTGCACGTTCGTTAATGAGCCCAACATCAAAATCTGCTCCATTTGCTGCAAGACCCCCAGCAAACCACCAGTGCAACCCACCAAGGCCAAGCGGGTGGAGGAAAAAGCACAGCCGCAAACTGCAAAGCCCAGTGCCATTAGGGTGGCTTCCAAGCCGGAAGTCAAGCAAACGCAAAAGCCTGCCCTGAGGACGCAACAGTCCAGCGAAAAACCTAATAGCACCGTAACTAGTGCGACCAAGTCGAACCACGCCACCAGCAGTAGCTCAAAAATTTCACCCACCATCAACTCCAAGCACGCCTCGAGTATTCCCGTCAAGACACCCGCGAAGTCGACACTGAAGACTTCGTCGGAGAACGAATCCGATAACTCACTGGCCAAGAGCCTGTTGCACAAAGGTAGGATACAAAAGAGAATCTCATTTTTCGAGGGCACCAAGGCCTAG